The DNA segment ACGAGAGCGGCATCCGGCCCGTGGCCAGCGTCGCGCCGACGCGGGCGACCTCCAGCGGACCCAGATCGTCGTAGCCGCGCACGTCTTGCACGTCCACGCCGGCGAGGTTGGTCTGGGTGACGCCGTCGATGGCGAAGTCGACGTTGCGGAGGTTGGCGATCTCCTGGAGCGCGGTGCAGGAGGCGAGGAGCGGAAGTGCGGAGACGAGGAGGAGCGGAAGCAGGAGGCGGCGCATAGCAGAGGAGGTGTGGTGGAGGGGATACATGACCCAAGCGGTGAGGTACAGAATCGGAGGGCTGAGACCGCAGACCGCTGACGGCGGACCGCTGGGTCTAGCACCCACGGCGGTCTGCCGTCCGTCGTCTGCGGTCAACAAGCACGACGAGCAGATAGAGCACAACGTAGGTCATGCTAAGGTATCATCCCGCTCCCCTTCCATGCTCGACGCTGTGAGAATACTCCGCCCCGACGAACTAGGCCGGCCCTCGCCCGAGGCCCTCACCTCGCTGCCGCGCCACCCCATCGCGGTGGTGCTCGACAATATCCGCTCGGCCTACAACGTCGGCTCGGTCCTCCGCACCGCCGACGCGGCTCGTCTCGCGCACGTCTGGGTCACTGGCTACACCCCGACGCCGGAGCACGTCCGCGTCGCCAAGACCGCCCTCGGGGCCGAGCATACCGTCCCGTGGACCCACGCGCCCAACCCGCTTGCACTCTTCGACCGACTTCGCGCGGACGGCTGGACCCTCGCCGCGCTCGAACAAACCGACACGCCGACCGCTATCGGAGCCGTCGCGGCGGACCAGTTCCCGCTCGCCTTCGTGCTCGGCAACGAGGTCAAGGGCGTCCGGCAGGAGATCCTCGACCGGTGCGACCTCGCGCTCGAAATCCCGCAGTACGGGGCGAAGCACTCGCTCAACGTCGCCGTCGCCTTCGGCATCGCCGCTTACGGACTCGTGGAACGGTGGCAGGCCAAGTGAGCCTCACGGGACTTGCTCGGCCCGGAGTGCTGCGCGGAGCGTCGGCAGGAAAAGCTCCACCTCAACTCTGCCGAGCAGTTGGTAGTCTGTGTCGAGATCGTACATACCGACCTCAGCGAGCCAGAGTGCTTTTCGCTCGTCGTCCCATCCGACGAGCAAGACTGCGTTGGCTCGTATCTCTTGGATCCCGGCCTCGGGGTCTCCCGAGGAAGCCACCCGAGCTCGAAAGATGCCATCGTACCTCCGAATCTCAGGATGCCAATACTCAGGTGTCCGGTGCGCCTCCAGCACGCGGCTCAGCACCTGCTCCCAATGCTCGAACGCGGCCTCCTCCGTCTCAGCCTCCAGAAGGATTTCACTCTCCTCCGTGATAACCGGAACATAGCTCGTGGCAAGGACGGCGAAGGAGGCAACGAGCAGCGTAGGCACGACAGCCCATCGCGGAGATATCGCCGGGGCCTCGGGCGGAGACAGAACGAATCGTACGCTCCACGGCAACACGGCGAGTGCCACAAGATCTGTCGGGTCGGGCCAGAGACGCGGGCGCGGTACGAGGTCGGCGACAAACGGATACCACGCATCCACCGGCACAAACTGCACGACGGCAAACAGACCTCCCACGACCGCGTGGACCGTCACGATTTCGCGCCGACTGCCACGCTCCAACCCGAGCACGGCGCACACGAGTACGGGAGCCACGACGAGGCCCGCGAAGTCGCTGAGCTTCCCGGTGGCGACGCTCGGCCACATTGCCTTAAGCGCCCAGTCGTTGAGCAGGAGCACAGCGAGTGCAAACAGGAACAGTGGATGCAGCAGGAGACCGGTACGGAGGCGTTGCATCAGGACGGGCGGTTCAGCATGCAGTCCTCTCCGAAACGCCTTGAACCTGAACTTGGTACGTCCTCTCACGCCCCGAGGCGAGGGTCGATGGCGAACGGCTCCGGCTCGCCGATCTCGACCTGCCCGAAGTCCGGGTGGGCCGGGTTGAAGAGGAGATTGCGCGCCGAGCGGACGACCGCGCTCGGCACGTCGAGCACGGCGGAGCGCGCCTCGTCGATCCAGCGCCGACCGAGGTTTTGCGTCGCGACAGGCCACGGGAAACGCCACCAGTCGTCGGGCAACCCGTATGCGTCTTCGACCCGGACCGCGAGCGCCTCGTCGAACCGGGCGGGCACCGTCACGAGGTCCATCGCCAGCAGGCGCGGGCGCTCGACGTGGACGAGCATTTCGAGGAGGGCTCCGGTGGCCGACTCGGCGGCGTAGACGACCGGCGTCCCGGCGCGGTGCCAGCGTCCGTCTACGCGCAGTGCCCCGGTGCCGGAGAACGCCGTGTCCGCGTAGCGACGCTGCGTCAGCCGGACGACCTCGCGCATCAAGCGGCCACGTTGTGCTGGATCACCGCGAGCATCTGGCGGACGGCGCGCAGCCCCGGCTCGGTGTCGGCGTGGCGGAGCGGCGTCTCGCCGCCGAGGAGCGTCTTGGGAGTGGTAAGCCACTCTTTCGCCTCGGCGGCATGCCCGTCGAAGGCTTCGACTGTGTCCGCCGCGAGGCGTTCGAGCCGGACGAGGCGGTCGCTCTCGGCCTGGGTCAGGCGTCCGTCGGACTGGCGGCGGGCCAGGGTGCGCTCGCTGATGAGCAGCAGCCCGGCCGCCTCGGCGAGCGTCAGGCCGAGCGCCGCGACGAGGCGCGTCAGGCTGCGGTACGGCAACCCGCGCCGGACGGCGGACGGGTTGTACCGGACGTCGGTCGGGAGATTCGAGGGCATGGAAGCGGCAAGCTAGTAACGCCCCCTGCTACTGTCATATGGCAGGCAAGTTTCAGCACATGGCAG comes from the Bacteroidota bacterium genome and includes:
- a CDS encoding RNA methyltransferase; translated protein: MLDAVRILRPDELGRPSPEALTSLPRHPIAVVLDNIRSAYNVGSVLRTADAARLAHVWVTGYTPTPEHVRVAKTALGAEHTVPWTHAPNPLALFDRLRADGWTLAALEQTDTPTAIGAVAADQFPLAFVLGNEVKGVRQEILDRCDLALEIPQYGAKHSLNVAVAFGIAAYGLVERWQAK
- a CDS encoding antitoxin Xre-like helix-turn-helix domain-containing protein, translated to MPSNLPTDVRYNPSAVRRGLPYRSLTRLVAALGLTLAEAAGLLLISERTLARRQSDGRLTQAESDRLVRLERLAADTVEAFDGHAAEAKEWLTTPKTLLGGETPLRHADTEPGLRAVRQMLAVIQHNVAA
- a CDS encoding RES family NAD+ phosphorylase produces the protein MREVVRLTQRRYADTAFSGTGALRVDGRWHRAGTPVVYAAESATGALLEMLVHVERPRLLAMDLVTVPARFDEALAVRVEDAYGLPDDWWRFPWPVATQNLGRRWIDEARSAVLDVPSAVVRSARNLLFNPAHPDFGQVEIGEPEPFAIDPRLGA